A region from the Medicago truncatula cultivar Jemalong A17 chromosome 6, MtrunA17r5.0-ANR, whole genome shotgun sequence genome encodes:
- the LOC112422519 gene encoding uncharacterized protein: protein MPEKNKNRVWRYVNRKFILSVEARDWVKTTVRDAWRRYKHKIKKNHFLKYRNMTERLKHCPPKVPIAHFRELCEFYSKEPIQALAESNAKNRAQLKCLHRMGPQNFSLTREKLCEKGKKRTHSIRNVFLKLGKEVEESNWMKNLEKYFPNFKKWLKRKEVILKLLKLLWERSVPAGYVVMGEQ, encoded by the exons ATgccagaaaaaaataaaaaccgtGTATGGAGATATGTTAAT cgGAAGTTTATCTTGTCAGTTGAAGCACGAGATTGGGTTAAGACTACTGTTAGAGATGCATGGAGAAGATATAAGCACAAGATTAAGAAGAATCATTTTCTGAAGTATCGCAACATGACCGAAAGACTTAAACATTGTCCTCCAAAGGTGCCAATAGCTCATTTTAGGGAGCTTTGTGAATTCTATAGTAAGGAGCCTATACAA GCATTGGCTGAAAGTAACGCTAAAAATAGAGCTCAACTGAAGTGTCTGCATCGAATGGGTCCCCAAAACTTCTCTCTGACTCGTGAAAAACTT tgtgaaaaaggaaaaaagagaaCCCACTCAATCagaaatgtttttttgaaaCTCGGAAAGGAAGTAGAGGAAAGCAATTGGATGAAGAATCTGGAAAAGTATTT TCCCAACTTCAAGAAATGGTTGAAAAGAAAGGAAGTGATACTGAAGCTCTTAAAGCTGTTATGGGAAAGGAGCGTCCCGGCAGGTTACGTTGTTATGGGAGAACAGTAA